A genomic stretch from Candidatus Poribacteria bacterium includes:
- a CDS encoding DUF2203 family protein — MKEKRYFTLEEANQCIPELTDEISLLRAIRAQLAALHAEITPLLEVVSSNGGSKHTAALLKATEHFEEILERIEARGCHLKGLDPGLVDFPHLRNGKEVYLCWRMGEKRIRYWHEIEAGFEGRQLL; from the coding sequence ATGAAGGAAAAGCGATATTTTACGCTTGAAGAAGCAAATCAATGTATCCCCGAATTAACTGATGAAATTTCACTCTTAAGAGCAATAAGAGCGCAACTTGCAGCGCTCCACGCAGAAATTACCCCGCTCTTGGAGGTAGTGTCGTCCAACGGTGGCAGTAAGCATACAGCCGCACTGCTCAAGGCAACTGAACACTTTGAGGAAATTCTGGAACGGATTGAGGCACGCGGGTGTCATCTGAAAGGACTCGACCCAGGATTGGTCGATTTTCCACATCTCCGCAATGGCAAAGAGGTCTACCTCTGTTGGCGGATGGGTGAAAAGAGGATCCGCTACTGGCATGAAATTGAAGCCGGGTTCGAAGGACGCCAGCTGTTGTAG
- the thiE gene encoding thiamine phosphate synthase, whose translation MYGKAHQYLKPPYRTARKIKKINFRLYAITDRHQCAPTPLVDVVSELLDVGVNAIQLREKDLSDTALIQLAQPIAALCHDYEAKLFINTNTRVARDVGAAGVHLPANAEPVGSVKETETDDNFYIGCSVHHLDAAKKREAEGADFLTYSPIYPTASKPGYGPAVGTASLAAVVEGVKVPVFALGGITPARVPECLTAGAFGVAVMSGVMAPKDAGIQAKHYLDFLTSASD comes from the coding sequence ATCTACGGAAAGGCACATCAATATCTAAAGCCGCCTTACCGAACCGCAAGGAAAATTAAAAAAATTAATTTCAGGTTGTACGCCATTACGGATAGACACCAGTGTGCCCCGACCCCATTGGTCGATGTTGTCTCGGAACTACTGGACGTCGGCGTAAACGCCATCCAGTTGCGCGAAAAGGATCTAAGCGATACTGCGTTAATTCAGTTAGCACAACCGATTGCGGCGTTGTGCCACGACTACGAGGCGAAACTTTTCATCAACACAAACACACGCGTTGCTCGCGACGTGGGTGCTGCAGGTGTTCATCTCCCAGCGAATGCAGAACCGGTAGGTTCGGTAAAGGAAACCGAGACAGACGATAATTTCTATATCGGATGTTCGGTGCACCATCTTGATGCCGCAAAAAAGAGGGAAGCAGAAGGTGCTGATTTTCTGACCTACAGTCCTATCTATCCGACAGCAAGCAAACCCGGATACGGTCCTGCTGTCGGCACGGCGAGCCTCGCTGCGGTGGTCGAAGGTGTTAAAGTGCCAGTCTTCGCGTTGGGAGGCATTACACCCGCACGAGTCCCTGAATGTTTAACCGCGGGAGCTTTCGGGGTCGCTGTGATGTCAGGTGTTATGGCACCTAAAGATGCTGGCATACAAGCAAAGCACTATCTTGACTTTTTAACGAGTGCTTCTGATTAG
- the rsmB gene encoding 16S rRNA (cytosine(967)-C(5))-methyltransferase RsmB, whose amino-acid sequence MNARTVALECLLTLSHSSASIASVVDSAFGRRPAIDGRERRLANGLVYGVIRWQKQLDWVLDQFINPRFQLDARHRNILRLGAFQLLHLDGIPAHAAIFETVQLAISHPRKSSSGRKTAGFINAVLRSIQREGATLAYPPLDANPIEHIAFSLSYPTWLVKQWLQTRGVSWTLAFCRASNQTAPLALRVNTLLTQREEVCQSLKTKGLPASLSKIARDGITLENRTTSIFNAAGDLTLKDLLNRNDIYVQDESAMLVAHLLSPEDAELIIDLCAAPGGKTTHLAHLMRNAGKIIAVDASPEKIALLQKNCRRLDVRNVETRVMDGTKADLSFINTADAVLIDAPCSGFGTLRRHPDIRWNKTAKQVRALSETQYNLLKNAASHIKPGGILVYSTCSIEPMENEEVIQRFLADFPMYTIENARRFLPDVSSSVITPQGFVQTFPHEHGVDGAFAARLRKKV is encoded by the coding sequence ATGAACGCGCGCACAGTCGCCTTAGAATGTCTATTGACCCTCTCACACAGCAGCGCGTCAATAGCATCCGTTGTTGACAGTGCATTCGGACGGAGACCCGCAATTGACGGGCGTGAACGCCGATTGGCAAACGGGCTCGTCTATGGCGTTATTCGGTGGCAGAAGCAACTCGACTGGGTGCTCGATCAATTTATCAATCCCAGATTTCAGTTAGACGCGCGGCATCGTAATATCCTACGACTCGGCGCGTTCCAACTGTTACACCTCGATGGGATACCTGCACACGCAGCGATCTTTGAAACCGTCCAACTCGCTATTTCCCACCCACGCAAATCTTCAAGTGGAAGGAAGACTGCGGGGTTTATTAATGCGGTGCTTCGCTCTATTCAACGCGAAGGTGCCACCCTTGCCTATCCACCCCTCGACGCAAACCCGATTGAACACATTGCGTTCTCACTGTCCTATCCAACATGGTTAGTAAAGCAATGGCTTCAAACACGCGGCGTTTCATGGACGTTGGCGTTCTGCCGTGCAAGCAATCAAACCGCACCCCTCGCGCTCCGTGTAAATACCCTCCTAACACAACGGGAAGAAGTTTGCCAATCTTTGAAAACGAAAGGCTTACCGGCGTCCCTTTCCAAAATCGCACGCGACGGGATAACACTTGAAAACCGTACAACCTCCATCTTCAACGCCGCTGGCGATCTGACATTGAAGGACCTCCTCAACCGAAATGACATCTATGTCCAAGATGAGAGTGCTATGTTAGTCGCGCATCTACTCTCACCGGAGGACGCGGAACTCATTATAGACCTGTGTGCTGCACCGGGCGGCAAGACGACGCATTTGGCACATCTCATGCGGAACGCCGGAAAAATTATCGCCGTGGATGCCTCACCCGAAAAAATAGCGTTGTTGCAAAAGAACTGCCGACGCCTCGATGTACGCAACGTTGAGACCCGTGTAATGGATGGGACAAAAGCCGACTTGTCGTTTATCAACACGGCGGATGCCGTGCTTATCGATGCCCCGTGTTCCGGATTCGGAACGCTTCGGCGGCATCCTGATATCCGATGGAACAAAACAGCCAAACAGGTTCGCGCCCTCAGCGAGACACAATATAACCTACTGAAGAACGCAGCATCACATATCAAACCGGGGGGTATCCTCGTCTACAGTACGTGTAGCATAGAACCGATGGAAAACGAGGAAGTCATCCAGCGATTTTTGGCAGATTTTCCGATGTATACCATAGAAAACGCACGACGTTTCCTGCCCGATGTTTCATCGAGTGTAATAACACCACAAGGTTTCGTCCAAACATTTCCACATGAACACGGAGTTGACGGAGCATTCGCGGCACGTCTCCGAAAAAAAGTTTAG
- the thiD gene encoding bifunctional hydroxymethylpyrimidine kinase/phosphomethylpyrimidine kinase, which translates to MKQILTIAGSDSGGGAGIQADIKAISANGGYAMSAITSVTAQNTVAVTDAFDLPISLIEAQLDAVFTDFAVASVKTGMLSASAIVEAVAGKLREYTPPAIVVDPVMISKSKFPLLKEEAIDSLKTALIPLATIITPNIYEAELLAQQDIRNTDDAKSAAKTIAGLGCHAVLVKGGHLIGNKAIDVLYCEGQWTFFEAERFKTENTHGTGCTYSAAIATHLAHGKDLRDAINTAKAYITGAIQHALDIGHGHGPTNHFFRS; encoded by the coding sequence ATGAAACAGATTTTAACGATTGCAGGTTCAGATTCAGGCGGTGGGGCAGGCATACAGGCGGATATTAAAGCGATCTCAGCTAACGGTGGCTACGCTATGTCAGCGATTACTTCCGTTACAGCGCAGAACACGGTCGCTGTTACAGACGCCTTTGACCTACCTATTTCACTGATTGAAGCGCAGTTAGACGCGGTTTTCACGGATTTTGCGGTCGCCAGCGTCAAAACGGGGATGCTCTCCGCGTCAGCGATCGTCGAGGCGGTTGCGGGAAAATTGCGGGAATACACGCCGCCAGCCATTGTTGTCGACCCTGTGATGATCTCCAAAAGCAAATTTCCACTGTTAAAAGAGGAGGCAATTGATAGCCTCAAAACAGCGTTAATCCCGCTTGCGACAATCATCACGCCAAACATTTACGAGGCAGAACTTCTTGCACAACAGGACATCCGAAACACAGACGATGCAAAAAGTGCCGCGAAAACGATCGCGGGACTCGGGTGCCACGCCGTCCTCGTCAAAGGTGGACATCTTATCGGAAACAAGGCAATCGATGTGCTTTACTGTGAGGGTCAGTGGACATTTTTTGAAGCAGAACGGTTCAAAACAGAAAATACGCACGGGACCGGCTGCACCTACTCGGCGGCAATCGCGACACACCTCGCACACGGCAAAGATTTAAGGGATGCTATCAACACGGCAAAGGCGTATATCACGGGTGCTATCCAGCACGCTTTGGATATCGGACACGGACACGGTCCGACGAACCATTTTTTCAGATCGTAG
- a CDS encoding TIGR04255 family protein, producing MEVVCNMHFQNYEPVQYKHNILFHVVFQARFPEIMRIQHEPPIAFQDAMRTEGYTEINHSVPPILPGIIPNQALDVGRLFHFLTEQRDWEVTLAQDFMSLGCHRNYNSYSEFKEKLEKVLRIFHKIYRPSYFTRIGLMYRNMANKTFLSHLQQVDIESFIPEHIFPVLATPMAGDVLSLQTMSQFDDNEIRATVTHTLSQVSGGFGHRQVTNERSYIIDIDCFYERNVGVIDEVFTKCDLFKELERNIFEWSITDTLRGAMGKSES from the coding sequence ATGGAGGTTGTATGCAATATGCACTTTCAGAACTATGAACCTGTTCAATATAAACATAATATCCTATTTCACGTCGTTTTTCAGGCTCGCTTCCCCGAAATCATGAGAATCCAGCACGAGCCCCCTATTGCTTTTCAGGATGCGATGAGAACAGAAGGATACACGGAAATTAACCATAGTGTGCCACCCATTCTGCCTGGTATAATACCTAATCAAGCATTAGATGTAGGTAGGCTATTCCATTTCCTGACTGAACAAAGAGACTGGGAAGTTACTTTAGCTCAGGATTTTATGTCGTTAGGTTGTCATCGAAATTACAACAGTTATAGCGAATTTAAAGAAAAATTAGAAAAGGTTTTGCGAATATTCCATAAAATCTACAGACCTTCCTACTTTACTCGTATTGGTCTCATGTACCGAAATATGGCAAATAAAACCTTTCTTTCCCATTTACAACAAGTGGATATTGAGTCTTTTATCCCTGAACATATTTTTCCGGTATTGGCGACCCCTATGGCAGGCGATGTTTTGAGTCTGCAGACGATGTCTCAATTCGATGACAATGAAATAAGAGCGACTGTGACTCATACCTTATCTCAGGTGTCGGGAGGGTTTGGACACAGGCAGGTCACTAATGAGAGATCGTATATAATTGACATAGATTGTTTTTATGAACGTAATGTAGGAGTAATAGATGAGGTTTTCACAAAGTGCGACTTATTCAAAGAACTTGAGCGGAATATCTTCGAGTGGAGCATCACTGATACCCTACGGGGAGCCATGGGAAAATCTGAGTCATAA
- the rpsT gene encoding 30S ribosomal protein S20 — protein sequence MLRLSARRPEEKFSKGVFVLHRQSAKKHARADKAKRNRNRHRKATLRTVMKQAEIALAEGNVETAQELCRTTTSLLDRAASKGVIKKGTANRQKSRLISKLHALTAEAA from the coding sequence ATACTTCGGTTGTCTGCGAGACGACCGGAAGAAAAGTTTTCAAAAGGAGTATTTGTTTTGCATCGACAATCTGCGAAGAAACATGCACGTGCGGACAAAGCAAAGCGGAACCGCAATCGACACCGTAAAGCAACACTTCGGACAGTGATGAAACAGGCAGAAATCGCCCTTGCGGAAGGAAACGTCGAAACAGCACAGGAACTGTGCCGAACCACGACAAGCCTTTTAGATAGAGCTGCGAGTAAAGGTGTTATCAAAAAAGGGACAGCGAACCGTCAGAAGTCCCGACTCATTAGCAAATTGCATGCCCTCACCGCCGAAGCCGCGTAA